The Streptomyces albofaciens JCM 4342 genome has a segment encoding these proteins:
- a CDS encoding alpha/beta fold hydrolase, which produces MTAAHDVEDIRVAAPDGVEIAVRDHGGDGVPLLLLHGAGRNLVDWELVAPLLVAEGHRVVAMDLRGHGKSGGGERPWTFEAAVADVAAVLERFGIADAVVVGHSLGGMVAACCLEELDGTPGAVNLDGHGMGRPEQYVGLERAYVVRRLAEAREIAEAAMGRPLPGGGLEGVLAYNAAMAEELGISAGVLEAGVRRGTVWNAEGEVYLRPERVAGLGMQEAMAGIDLFGLYRRVRRPLLIARALRPNPSTPGMPWVDELMAAYVKGLHADLDELARSERWVEVVGVDATHAMLLQRPREVAGLVADFVRRVGAGEWKARS; this is translated from the coding sequence ATGACTGCTGCGCATGACGTTGAGGACATTCGGGTTGCCGCGCCGGACGGTGTGGAGATCGCTGTGCGGGATCACGGTGGGGACGGGGTGCCCCTGCTTCTTCTGCACGGGGCCGGGCGGAACCTGGTGGATTGGGAGCTTGTGGCGCCGCTGCTGGTGGCTGAGGGGCATCGGGTGGTGGCCATGGACTTGCGGGGGCATGGGAAGTCCGGGGGTGGGGAACGGCCTTGGACGTTTGAGGCGGCGGTCGCGGATGTGGCGGCCGTGTTGGAGAGGTTCGGGATTGCGGATGCCGTGGTGGTGGGGCACTCGTTGGGTGGGATGGTCGCGGCTTGTTGCTTGGAGGAGCTGGACGGGACGCCTGGTGCGGTGAACCTGGATGGGCACGGGATGGGGCGGCCCGAGCAGTATGTGGGGTTGGAGAGGGCGTATGTGGTGCGGCGGTTGGCGGAAGCTCGGGAAATTGCTGAGGCGGCGATGGGGCGGCCCTTGCCGGGAGGTGGGCTGGAGGGCGTGTTGGCCTATAACGCTGCTATGGCGGAAGAGTTGGGTATATCGGCTGGGGTGTTGGAGGCGGGGGTGCGGCGGGGAACTGTGTGGAATGCGGAGGGGGAGGTTTATCTGCGGCCTGAGCGGGTGGCGGGGCTCGGGATGCAGGAGGCCATGGCGGGGATTGATTTGTTCGGGCTTTATCGGCGGGTGCGGCGGCCTTTGTTGATCGCGCGGGCGTTGCGGCCCAATCCCTCTACGCCCGGTATGCCTTGGGTGGATGAATTGATGGCGGCGTATGTGAAGGGGTTGCACGCCGATTTGGACGAGTTGGCGCGTAGCGAGAGGTGGGTCGAGGTGGTGGGGGTGGACGCCACGCATGCGATGTTGCTGCAGCGGCCGCGGGAGGTCGCTGGTTTGGTGGCGGATTTTGTCCGGCGTGTGGGGGCGGGGGAGTGGAAGGCCCGGTCTTAG
- the ychF gene encoding redox-regulated ATPase YchF, with protein sequence MSLTIGIVGLPNVGKSTMFNALTKNDVLAANYPFATIEPNVGVVGVPDPRLAKLAEIFGSQKILPATVDFVDIAGIVRGASEGEGLGNKFLANIRESDAICQVIRAFKDENVVHVDGKVSPKDDIETINTELILADLQTIEKVLPRLQKESRIKKDVAPKVKAVEEAKAILEEGRTLFSAGIVQGAENSELLHDLHLLTTKPFLYVFNVDEDELTDEDFRNEQRALVAPAEAIFLNAKLEADLAELDESEALELLQSVGQEEPGLATLAHVGFNTLGLQTYLTAGPKETRAWTIKKGATAPEAAGVIHTDFQKGFIKAEVISFDDLVETGSVAEARAAGKARMEGKDYVMQDGDVVEFRFNV encoded by the coding sequence GTGTCGCTCACGATCGGAATCGTCGGTCTGCCGAATGTCGGCAAGTCGACCATGTTCAACGCCCTGACCAAGAACGACGTGCTGGCGGCCAACTACCCGTTCGCCACCATCGAGCCCAACGTCGGCGTCGTCGGCGTCCCCGACCCGCGGCTGGCCAAGCTGGCCGAGATCTTCGGCTCGCAGAAGATCCTCCCGGCCACCGTCGACTTCGTCGACATCGCCGGCATCGTCCGCGGCGCCTCCGAGGGCGAGGGCCTGGGCAACAAGTTCCTGGCGAACATCCGCGAGTCCGACGCGATCTGCCAGGTCATCCGCGCCTTCAAGGACGAGAACGTCGTCCACGTCGACGGCAAGGTCTCGCCCAAGGACGACATCGAGACCATCAACACCGAGCTGATCCTCGCCGACCTCCAGACCATCGAGAAGGTACTGCCGCGCCTCCAGAAGGAGTCGCGCATCAAGAAGGACGTGGCCCCGAAGGTCAAGGCGGTCGAGGAGGCCAAGGCCATCCTGGAGGAGGGCCGCACCCTCTTCTCCGCCGGCATCGTCCAGGGCGCCGAGAACTCCGAGCTCCTGCACGACCTCCACCTCCTCACCACCAAGCCCTTCCTCTACGTCTTCAACGTCGACGAGGACGAGCTGACCGACGAGGACTTCAGGAACGAGCAGCGCGCCCTCGTCGCCCCCGCCGAAGCCATCTTCCTGAACGCCAAGCTGGAAGCCGACCTGGCCGAACTCGACGAGTCCGAAGCCCTCGAACTCCTCCAGTCCGTAGGCCAGGAAGAACCCGGCCTCGCCACCCTCGCCCACGTAGGCTTCAACACCCTCGGCCTCCAGACCTACCTCACCGCCGGCCCCAAGGAAACCCGAGCCTGGACCATCAAGAAGGGCGCGACGGCGCCTGAGGCGGCGGGTGTGATTCACACCGATTTCCAGAAGGGCTTCATCAAGGCCGAGGTGATCTCCTTCGACGACCTCGTCGAAACGGGCTCCGTAGCCGAAGCCCGCGCTGCCGGAAAGGCGCGCATGGAGGGCAAGGATTATGTGATGCAGGACGGGGATGTGGTGGAGTTCCGCTTCAACGTCTGA
- a CDS encoding DUF6542 domain-containing protein gives MRARRRGPLAPLASAAARLPSPRLTGLGCGLLGTLVLFAFAFFDQLLFDGAPTAYGVCFVLVSVCAGLWVRPYDLITAPIALPIMFTLGTVPISHHTGGFAGLLMGVFTVLATQAGWLFTGTLVCALIVAVRKAAAIARRQAERQAQRQVARAQSRESGKGKGASGAAGKPPGQTSGPVSGRWQRRRGQVDEGPGPGQRPGLAQGSHHPRSPGPRAGQVRDRPASRPAT, from the coding sequence GTGCGGGCCCGCCGGCGCGGCCCGCTGGCGCCGCTGGCTTCGGCCGCCGCGCGGCTGCCCTCGCCCCGGCTCACCGGCCTGGGCTGCGGCCTGCTCGGCACCCTCGTCCTGTTCGCCTTCGCCTTCTTCGACCAGTTGCTGTTCGACGGCGCGCCGACGGCGTACGGGGTCTGCTTCGTCCTGGTGAGCGTGTGCGCCGGGCTGTGGGTACGGCCGTACGACCTGATCACGGCGCCGATCGCGCTGCCGATCATGTTCACCCTCGGCACCGTGCCGATCAGCCACCACACGGGCGGGTTCGCCGGGCTGCTGATGGGCGTCTTCACGGTGCTGGCGACACAGGCGGGCTGGCTGTTCACGGGGACGCTGGTCTGCGCGCTGATCGTCGCCGTACGGAAGGCGGCGGCCATCGCGCGGCGGCAGGCCGAGCGGCAGGCGCAGCGACAGGTGGCGCGGGCGCAGAGCCGGGAGTCCGGGAAGGGCAAGGGCGCGAGCGGCGCGGCCGGGAAGCCCCCCGGCCAGACGTCGGGCCCGGTGTCCGGGCGATGGCAGCGGAGGCGCGGGCAGGTGGACGAGGGGCCGGGCCCAGGGCAGCGGCCGGGGCTGGCCCAGGGGTCGCACCACCCCCGCAGCCCCGGGCCACGGGCGGGCCAGGTCAGGGATCGGCCGGCCAGCCGACCTGCGACGTAG
- the ppgK gene encoding polyphosphate--glucose phosphotransferase produces the protein MKVFGVDIGGSGIKGAPVDLERGDLADERFKVLTPHPATPDAVADCVKQVVDHFGWSGPVGATFPGVVTDGVTRTAANVDKGWIDRNAAALLAGRLGDGTGGCPVTVLNDADAAGVAEMRFGAGRGRRGTVIVLTFGTGIGSAVFTDGELVPNTELGHLELHGHDAEKRASTKVKDDEDLSWQEWAHRVQKYLAHVEMLFSPRLFVIGGGVSRKAAKFLPLIEGIRAEIVPAQLQNNAGIVGAAMAAGGASRDGAAAPAGAGASAGPLATPASSSSSSPPPDGSTSTSTSTSQVGWPADP, from the coding sequence ATGAAGGTCTTTGGTGTGGACATCGGCGGGTCGGGCATCAAGGGCGCTCCGGTCGACCTGGAGCGCGGCGACCTGGCGGACGAGCGGTTCAAGGTGCTGACCCCGCATCCGGCCACCCCGGACGCGGTCGCGGACTGCGTCAAGCAGGTCGTGGACCATTTCGGCTGGTCGGGGCCGGTCGGCGCGACGTTCCCCGGCGTGGTGACCGACGGCGTCACCCGTACGGCGGCCAACGTCGACAAGGGATGGATCGACCGGAACGCCGCCGCGCTGCTGGCCGGCCGCCTCGGTGACGGGACCGGCGGCTGCCCGGTCACCGTCCTCAACGACGCGGACGCGGCGGGCGTGGCCGAGATGCGCTTCGGCGCGGGCCGGGGCCGCCGCGGCACGGTCATCGTGCTCACCTTCGGCACCGGCATCGGCAGCGCCGTCTTCACCGACGGCGAACTGGTCCCCAACACCGAGCTGGGCCACCTGGAGCTGCACGGCCACGACGCCGAGAAGCGGGCGTCCACCAAGGTCAAGGACGACGAGGACCTGAGCTGGCAGGAGTGGGCGCACCGCGTGCAGAAATACCTCGCCCACGTGGAGATGCTCTTCTCGCCCCGGCTGTTCGTGATCGGCGGCGGCGTCAGCCGCAAGGCGGCGAAGTTCCTGCCGCTGATCGAGGGCATCCGGGCGGAGATCGTGCCCGCGCAGCTCCAGAACAACGCGGGCATCGTGGGCGCGGCGATGGCGGCCGGGGGCGCGAGCCGGGACGGTGCGGCGGCCCCGGCCGGCGCCGGCGCGTCAGCGGGCCCCCTGGCCACCCCCGCCTCGTCCTCGTCCTCGTCCCCTCCCCCCGACGGCTCTACCTCTACCTCTACGTCTACGTCGCAGGTCGGCTGGCCGGCCGATCCCTGA
- a CDS encoding 4-hydroxy-3-methylbut-2-enyl diphosphate reductase: MDRMTAATPSPSPASAPDGAATPREDRRRVLLAAPRGYCAGVDRAVIAVEKALEQYGAPVYVRHEIVHNKYVVKTLEKKGAIFVDETAEVPEGNIVIFSAHGVAPVVHDEAKRGKLATIDATCPLVTKVHKEAVRYAKEDYDILLIGHEGHEEVIGTSGEAPDHITLVDGPEDVANVEVRDPDKVVWLSQTTLSVDETMETVDALKGRYPNLLSPPSDDICYATQNRQTAVKQMGAQADLVIVVGSKNSSNSVRLVEVALGAGAGAAHLVDGAEEIDESWLEGVTTVGLTSGASVPEILVHGVLDWLAERGYEDVETVKAAEESITFSLPKELRRDLRAEAKTAAEG, encoded by the coding sequence ATGGATCGTATGACTGCTGCTACGCCCAGCCCGTCGCCCGCCAGCGCTCCGGACGGAGCCGCCACGCCGCGCGAGGACCGCCGCCGGGTCCTGCTCGCCGCGCCGCGTGGTTATTGCGCGGGCGTGGACCGTGCCGTGATCGCCGTCGAGAAAGCCTTGGAACAGTACGGCGCGCCCGTCTACGTGCGCCACGAGATCGTCCACAACAAGTACGTGGTCAAGACCCTGGAGAAGAAGGGCGCGATCTTCGTCGACGAGACGGCGGAGGTGCCGGAGGGCAACATCGTCATCTTCTCCGCGCACGGCGTCGCGCCGGTCGTCCACGACGAGGCCAAGCGCGGCAAGCTCGCCACCATCGACGCCACCTGCCCGCTGGTCACCAAGGTCCACAAGGAAGCCGTCCGTTACGCCAAGGAGGACTACGACATCCTCCTGATCGGCCACGAGGGCCACGAAGAGGTCATCGGCACCAGCGGCGAGGCCCCCGACCACATCACCCTGGTCGACGGCCCGGAGGACGTGGCGAACGTCGAGGTCCGCGACCCGGACAAGGTCGTCTGGCTCTCCCAGACCACCTTGTCGGTCGACGAGACCATGGAGACGGTCGACGCCCTGAAGGGCCGCTACCCGAACCTCCTCTCCCCGCCCAGCGACGACATCTGCTACGCCACGCAGAACCGCCAGACCGCCGTCAAGCAGATGGGCGCCCAGGCGGACCTCGTCATCGTGGTCGGCTCCAAGAACTCCTCGAACTCGGTCCGCCTGGTCGAGGTCGCCCTCGGCGCGGGTGCCGGCGCCGCCCATCTGGTCGACGGCGCCGAGGAGATCGACGAGAGCTGGCTGGAGGGCGTGACCACCGTAGGCCTGACCTCCGGTGCCTCCGTCCCCGAGATCCTGGTGCACGGCGTTCTGGACTGGCTCGCCGAGCGCGGTTACGAGGACGTCGAGACCGTCAAGGCCGCCGAGGAGTCCATCACCTTCTCGCTGCCCAAGGAGCTGCGCCGCGACCTGCGCGCCGAGGCGAAAACCGCGGCCGAGGGGTGA
- a CDS encoding APC family permease produces MSAPSEPNPPSRPKPSSTPDPSSPPNPPSPPSAPSPPPSAGGPPGASTDAGLRRTLTFRDLIVYGLLFIAPMAPVGIFGTLQAKSHGAITVVYIVATVAMAFTAYSYAQMVRVAPQAGSVFTYARVGLGDGAGFVAGWMAMLDYLLIPAVAYLFSGIAMHALVPSVHQWVWTALAVVVTTLLNLMGVRTAAVAGFVVLAMELAALVVFVVAAVWVLATDGARRGWSVPLTGEGGFSTSAVLAAVSVAVLSYLGFDAIAAFAEETTGSSARVARAVLTCLVLAGVLFAVQTYLAALLAPMSAAELAANPAEQGDAFYTTANTAVGEWLQKLVAASKAIGAAFAALAGQAAAGRLLFAMARDRRLPGAMSKVDAGSGVPRRALLGAAVVTLVAAVWAARRDDGLDHLSSIVNVGALTAFGLLHASVIGWFWVRKRAERPNVLKHVLVPLLGLAVVVAVIVEASGTAQTVGAVWLVVGLVVLAVQYGRRRSGTAGDAER; encoded by the coding sequence ATGAGCGCACCGTCCGAGCCGAACCCGCCCTCCCGGCCGAAGCCGTCCTCCACACCAGATCCGTCCTCCCCGCCGAATCCGCCCTCCCCGCCGAGCGCGCCCTCCCCGCCACCGTCCGCCGGTGGGCCCCCCGGCGCGTCCACCGACGCCGGGCTCCGGCGCACGCTGACCTTCCGGGACCTGATCGTCTACGGGCTGCTGTTCATCGCCCCGATGGCGCCCGTCGGCATCTTCGGCACGCTCCAGGCCAAGTCGCACGGCGCGATCACCGTCGTCTACATCGTGGCGACCGTCGCGATGGCCTTCACCGCGTACTCATACGCGCAGATGGTGCGGGTCGCCCCGCAGGCCGGCTCGGTGTTCACCTACGCGCGGGTCGGGCTCGGCGACGGCGCGGGCTTCGTCGCGGGGTGGATGGCGATGCTCGACTACCTGCTGATCCCGGCGGTGGCGTACCTCTTCTCCGGCATCGCCATGCACGCGCTGGTGCCGTCCGTGCACCAGTGGGTGTGGACGGCGCTCGCGGTGGTCGTCACCACGCTGCTGAACCTCATGGGGGTACGGACGGCGGCGGTGGCCGGGTTCGTGGTGCTGGCGATGGAGCTGGCGGCGCTGGTGGTGTTCGTGGTGGCGGCGGTGTGGGTGCTGGCCACGGACGGGGCGCGGCGCGGGTGGTCGGTGCCGCTGACCGGTGAGGGCGGGTTCTCGACGAGCGCGGTGCTGGCCGCGGTGTCGGTGGCGGTGCTGTCGTATCTGGGGTTCGACGCGATCGCCGCGTTCGCGGAGGAGACCACGGGGAGTTCCGCGCGGGTGGCGCGGGCCGTGCTGACCTGCCTGGTGCTGGCGGGTGTGCTGTTCGCCGTACAGACCTACCTGGCGGCACTGCTCGCGCCGATGTCGGCGGCCGAGCTGGCGGCGAACCCCGCCGAGCAGGGTGACGCCTTCTACACGACCGCGAACACGGCCGTCGGCGAGTGGCTGCAGAAGCTGGTGGCGGCGAGCAAGGCGATCGGCGCGGCGTTCGCGGCGCTGGCGGGGCAGGCGGCGGCCGGGCGGCTGCTGTTCGCGATGGCGCGGGACCGGCGGCTGCCGGGCGCGATGTCGAAGGTGGACGCGGGCAGCGGGGTGCCGCGGCGGGCGCTGCTGGGCGCCGCGGTGGTGACGCTGGTCGCGGCGGTGTGGGCGGCCCGCCGCGACGACGGCCTGGACCACCTCTCCTCGATCGTCAACGTGGGCGCGCTGACCGCCTTCGGGCTGCTGCACGCCTCGGTGATCGGATGGTTCTGGGTACGCAAGCGGGCCGAGCGGCCGAACGTCCTCAAGCACGTCCTGGTGCCCCTGCTGGGCCTGGCGGTGGTGGTCGCCGTGATCGTGGAAGCGTCCGGGACCGCGCAGACCGTCGGGGCCGTCTGGTTGGTGGTGGGGCTGGTGGTGTTGGCCGTGCAGTACGGGCGCAGGAGGAGCGGTACGGCGGGCGACGCCGAGCGGTGA
- the xseA gene encoding exodeoxyribonuclease VII large subunit, with product MSVRTSAEAPIPVGEVSRLIGGWIDRLGAVWVEGQITQLSRRPGAGVVFLTLRDPSYDISVSVTCYRQVFDKIADVVSEGARVVVHAKPEWYAPRGQLSLRAAEIKPVGVGELLARLEQLKKSLAAEGLFRAERKRGLPFLPQLIGLVCGRASAAERDVLENARLRWPAVRFEVRNVPVQGVHAVPQVIEAVKELDALPEVDVIIVARGGGSVEDLLPFSDEQLVRAVGAARTPVVSAIGHEPDSPLLDLVADLRASTPTDAAKKVVPDVGEEFARIQQLRERALRAVGGFLDREERGLAAALSRPSMERPHRMVEEREDQVTALLERGRRTLGHLLDRADSELSHTLARVVALSPKATLERGYAVLQRPDGSAVRSPDEVAPEDELRARVAEGEFRVRVSGAPSDVGPQD from the coding sequence ATGAGTGTGAGGACGTCTGCGGAGGCGCCGATCCCCGTCGGCGAGGTGTCGCGGCTCATCGGGGGGTGGATCGACCGGCTGGGTGCCGTCTGGGTGGAGGGCCAGATCACGCAGCTGTCCCGGCGGCCGGGCGCCGGCGTGGTCTTCCTGACGCTGCGCGACCCGTCGTACGACATCTCGGTCAGCGTGACGTGCTACCGCCAGGTCTTCGACAAGATCGCCGACGTGGTGAGCGAGGGCGCGCGCGTCGTCGTGCACGCCAAGCCGGAGTGGTACGCGCCGCGCGGCCAGCTCTCGCTGCGCGCCGCCGAGATCAAGCCGGTGGGCGTCGGCGAGCTGCTGGCCCGGCTGGAGCAGCTGAAGAAGTCCCTCGCCGCGGAGGGCCTGTTCCGGGCGGAGCGCAAGCGCGGGCTGCCGTTCCTGCCGCAGCTGATCGGCCTGGTCTGCGGGCGGGCCAGCGCCGCCGAGCGCGACGTCCTGGAGAACGCCCGCCTGCGCTGGCCCGCGGTCCGTTTCGAGGTGCGCAACGTACCGGTGCAGGGGGTGCACGCGGTGCCCCAGGTCATCGAGGCGGTCAAGGAGCTGGACGCGCTGCCCGAGGTCGACGTGATCATCGTGGCGCGCGGCGGCGGCAGCGTCGAGGACCTGCTGCCGTTCTCGGACGAGCAGCTGGTCAGAGCGGTCGGCGCGGCCCGTACGCCGGTCGTCTCCGCGATCGGCCACGAGCCGGACTCACCGCTGCTCGACCTGGTCGCCGACCTGCGCGCCTCGACGCCGACGGACGCGGCGAAGAAGGTCGTACCGGACGTGGGCGAGGAGTTCGCCCGTATCCAGCAGCTGCGGGAACGGGCGCTGCGCGCGGTCGGCGGCTTCCTGGACCGCGAGGAGCGCGGCCTGGCCGCGGCGCTGAGCAGGCCCTCGATGGAGCGGCCCCACCGGATGGTCGAGGAGCGCGAGGACCAGGTCACGGCGCTGCTGGAGCGCGGTCGGCGGACGCTCGGGCATCTGCTCGACCGGGCCGACTCCGAGCTGTCGCACACTTTGGCGCGGGTGGTCGCCCTCTCCCCAAAGGCCACCCTGGAGCGCGGGTACGCGGTGCTCCAGAGGCCGGACGGCTCGGCCGTGCGCTCGCCCGACGAGGTCGCGCCGGAGGACGAGCTGCGAGCCCGGGTCGCCGAGGGCGAGTTCCGGGTACGGGTTTCCGGCGCACCGTCCGATGTCGGACCCCAGGATTAG
- a CDS encoding exodeoxyribonuclease VII small subunit: protein MAKVKTDDTAAGGAAGATDAAQPEGSTLGYEQARDELIEVVRSLEAGGTTLEESLALWERGEELAKVCRRWLDGARARLDAALAEEAEDEDEAEAAAE, encoded by the coding sequence ATGGCGAAGGTGAAGACGGACGACACGGCGGCGGGCGGCGCGGCGGGCGCGACGGACGCGGCCCAGCCGGAGGGTTCCACGCTCGGTTACGAGCAGGCCCGGGACGAGCTGATCGAGGTCGTCCGCAGCCTGGAGGCCGGCGGAACCACCCTGGAGGAGTCCCTCGCGCTCTGGGAGCGCGGCGAGGAGCTGGCAAAGGTCTGCCGCCGCTGGCTGGACGGCGCGCGGGCGCGGCTGGACGCGGCGCTGGCGGAGGAGGCCGAGGACGAGGACGAAGCCGAGGCGGCGGCCGAGTAG
- a CDS encoding malonic semialdehyde reductase, whose protein sequence is MSLALDAAAQDLLFREAQTANSFTDEPVSDEQVQAIYDLVKYAPTAFNQSPLRLTLVRSADARERLVKYAMGANGPKTLSAPLTLVLSTDLDFHEKLPTLFPHAPGIKDAYFSELSVREVAGAQNATLQAGYLILGIRAAGLAAGPMTGFDFAGIDKEFFGDGKQKSFMVINIGKPGADAFFPRSPRLSFDEAVTTV, encoded by the coding sequence ATGTCTCTCGCGCTCGACGCCGCCGCCCAGGACCTCCTCTTCCGCGAGGCCCAGACCGCCAACTCGTTCACCGACGAGCCGGTGTCGGACGAGCAGGTGCAGGCCATCTACGACCTGGTGAAGTACGCGCCGACCGCCTTCAACCAGTCGCCGCTGCGGCTGACCCTGGTCCGCTCGGCGGACGCCCGTGAGCGCCTGGTCAAGTACGCCATGGGCGCCAACGGCCCGAAGACGCTGAGCGCGCCGCTGACCCTGGTGCTCTCCACGGACCTGGACTTCCACGAGAAGCTGCCGACCCTGTTCCCGCACGCCCCGGGCATCAAGGACGCCTACTTCTCCGAGCTGTCCGTCCGCGAGGTCGCCGGCGCCCAGAACGCGACGCTGCAGGCCGGTTACCTCATCCTCGGCATCCGCGCGGCCGGCCTGGCCGCCGGCCCGATGACCGGCTTCGACTTCGCCGGCATCGACAAGGAGTTCTTCGGCGACGGCAAGCAGAAGTCCTTCATGGTCATCAACATCGGCAAGCCGGGCGCCGACGCGTTCTTCCCCCGCTCGCCCCGTCTGAGCTTCGACGAGGCCGTGACCACCGTCTGA
- a CDS encoding DUF4245 domain-containing protein — translation MRGKQTVRDMVLSMAVIGALVAGIYLFIPHDDSRSAEVGAVKTVDYRVELATARRAAPYPVAAPKGLPEGWRATSVTYKASNDGKGGAWHLGFLDPEQEYAALEQSDAPAKKFIQDVTLGAEKAPGKQAVGGVKWDRYKGEKYRALVREEEGVTTVLTGTAPYGRLAELAASLEAKKG, via the coding sequence ATGCGAGGCAAGCAGACGGTTCGGGACATGGTCCTGTCGATGGCGGTGATCGGCGCCCTCGTCGCGGGCATCTATCTCTTCATCCCGCACGACGACAGCCGGTCCGCCGAGGTGGGCGCGGTCAAGACGGTCGACTACCGCGTGGAGCTCGCGACCGCCCGGCGTGCCGCGCCGTATCCGGTCGCCGCCCCCAAGGGCCTGCCCGAGGGCTGGCGCGCCACCTCCGTCACGTACAAGGCGAGCAACGACGGCAAGGGCGGCGCCTGGCACCTGGGCTTCCTCGACCCCGAGCAGGAGTACGCGGCGCTGGAGCAGAGCGACGCGCCCGCGAAGAAGTTCATCCAGGACGTCACGCTGGGCGCCGAGAAGGCGCCGGGCAAGCAGGCCGTCGGCGGCGTGAAGTGGGACCGCTACAAGGGCGAGAAGTACCGCGCGCTGGTGCGCGAGGAGGAGGGCGTCACCACCGTCCTCACCGGCACCGCGCCGTACGGGCGGCTCGCGGAGCTGGCCGCGTCGCTGGAGGCCAAGAAGGGCTGA